AAGCGGCGCGGATCGCGTCCGCTTCAACTCGGCCTGAGCGTCTTCGATACTTCGCCGGCATATCACTATGCGCTATTCGTGTCCTGGGGGCGCACGAGATAGGACACCGTCGAGGAGTTCTCCTCCTCCTCGCGGTCGAAATCGAGGACCTGCTGGAACATGTCGAGCATCGATTTCAGCTTCAGCCGGAAGTTGGCCCGCTGGATCTTCAGGTCCCGCATCGCCTTTTCGATCCGCGCCGACTGCTGCAGGGCTTCGGCCGTGAGCTGCTGGCCGGCGAGCTCCGCCTGGCGAACGACGTTCTCCGCCTCCCGGCGCGCCGTGTTCTTCATCTCCTCGGAGAGGCGCTGCGCGGAAAGGAGGGTCTCCTTCAGGATCTTCTCGCGGTCGCGGTGATCGAAGTTCTCCTCCTCGAGGTGGCGCACGCGCGTCTCGAGCTCGGCGTTCTGCCGGATCAGCTCGTGGAAGTCCTCGGCGATCGACAGCAGGAACCCGCGGACGGCCTCGGGGTCGTAGCCGCGGCGCTTCGTCGGGAACTCGTGTTTCTGGATCTCGAGAGCGGTGATCTTCGGTGTCATGGACGTTCTCCTCAGAGTGCCGAGACGGCTCCGCCCGTCATCAGCGACAGGACGACCGCACGGAGCAGGACGAGAAGGAGGATCGCGATGATCGGCGAGAAGTCGATTCCCCCCGTGATCCGGGGCGGAAGGATCTTCCGGCACGGCTTCAGCAGCCATTCCGTCGAGCGGTAGAGGAACTGGACGACCGGGTTGCGCGGATCTGGAGAGACCCACGTGACGAGCGCCGCCGCGATCACGAGCCAGATCACGAGCTGGAAGAGCATCGAGACGACCTGGACGAGACCGATCGCGACACCGGTGCCGAGCGCCCTCACGCCGATTCCCTCGCGCCGAAGAGGGCCGTGCCGACGCGGACGACGGTCGCACCTTCCTCGATGGCGACCTCGAAGTCGTGGCTCATGCCCATCGACAGTCCGGGAATCGGCGACCCCGTCTCGTCCTGGAGGCGGTCCCGGAGCGAACGAAGCTGGCGGAAGAAGGGACGCGAAGCCGCGGGATCGTCCGAGAACGGCGGAACGGTCATCAGCCCGCGGAGCTCGATCGCCGGGGCCGCGAGCGCGCTCCCGACGAGCGCCGCCGCGCCCCCGGGGTCGACCCCTCCCTTGCTCGCCTCGCCGCCGACGTTCACTTCCACGTAGATCGGGAGCCGGCGACCCGAGGCGCCAGCCTCTCGCGAGAGAATCTCGAGCAAAGAACTCCGGTCAACCGATTGAATCTCCTCGAAATATCTTACCGCGGTTTTGGCCTTGTTGGACTGGAGCCGCCCGATCAGCCGCCAGGAAAGCCCCGGGAAATCGGGGCGGAGCGCCTCGATCTTGGCCACCCCCTCCTGCACCCGGTTCTCTCCGAAGACGGTCAGCCCCGTCTCGGCGGCGCGCCGGACGGTGTCCACGGGATGGGTCTTCGTCACGGCCACGAGAGTAACGCCGGACGGGTCTCGCTTCCCGGTCTCGCACGCGCGAGCGATCCTTTCCCGGACCTCCCGGACACGGCGGGACAGCCCGGCCGGATCCGCCCCGGACGGGCCGCTCACATCGCTTCCGAGGCGTCGGCGCCGAGGTTCGCGAGCCGGTCCGCGTCGCGATTCTTCTCGCGGCGCACGTGCGCGATCGAGAATTTCGGAAACGTCTTCGCGCGCAACACCGCCTCGCGCGCGAGCGGCTTCAGGTTCTCGGCCTTGATCCGGAAACGGCCGTTGATCTGTTCGACGAGGAGCAGCGAGTCGGAGAAGATCGTGACTTCCGTCGCGCCGCGCCGCTCGGCTTCCCCGAGCGCCAGCAGGAGCGCCCGGTATTCCGCCTCGTTGTTCGTCGCCCGCCCGAGAGCCTCGAAGAGCTCGCGCGCGGGCTCTTCGCCGGCCGGGAAATAAGCTCCCGCGCCGGCGGGACCGGGATTGCCGCGCGCGGCGCCGTCGATGAAGGCGGTGACTTTCATCGTTGCGCGGCGCGGCGCTCCGTTGCAGCGATCGCCGGGTCGGGGACCCGGCGTCGCTGAACTCGCTCCGGAGAAAAAGGAATCGTCACGCTTCGGGACTCGTGACTCGCCGACTCGCGACCGTTCCTACGACGACGCGGCCGCGTCGTCCTGGTAGTAGAGGATTCTCTTGCAGGAGTCGCAGGTGATGACTTCGCCGCCGAGACGCAGCGCCTGGTAGAGCGCGGGCCGGAGTCGCACGTGGCAGGCCGAGCACGATCCGGCGACCGCGCGGACGACGGCGTGGCCTCCCTTGCGTTCACAGAGCCGGTAGAACTCCGCGAGCTTCTTCGGGGTGAACTTCTTTTCGATCTCGGCGGTCTGCGTCCGCGCCTCCTCGATCTCGCGGTCGATCTCGCGCTGCGTTTCGCGCCAGCCCGAAAGCTGGTTCTCGTGCTCTTCCGTCTCCCCAGGAAACTTCGCCTCCCGCTCGGCGAGCTCGGTCCGGGCGGCTTCGATCGTCTCCATGAATCCGACGACCTCGTCCTCGACTCCGCGAAGCTCCCGCTTGACCTGGTCGATCTCGTTCAACATCGCGCCGTATTCGCGGGAGTTCTTCACGGCCATCAGCTGCGCCTGGTACTTCTTCTGACGGTCCGTGAGCTCGGCGAGCTTCCCCTCCGACGCGCGGCGCGAGCGCTCGGCTTCGTCGATCGTCGCCTTGAGGTTTTCGATCGCGGTCATCTTCTCCCGGTACTCGCGATCGACGTCGGCGAGCTCGGGGGGAAGGGTTTCGCGCTGGCGGGCCTTTGATTTCTGGAGGAGGAAGAGCTCCTGGAGCCTGATCAGATTTTCTATTTCACCGGTCACGCCGTCTCCGCGAGTGCATAAAAAAGGGGCGCACTCGTGGAGAGTCGCCCCGTTTCCTCGATTTCGTCCTTGGGGACAATGTCGCGTGTTCTTGCCTGATCCACGAATCCCTTTCCCGTCTGCCGGTCCTGGGTCCACCCGGATTCGAACCGGGGTCTGGCCGGTTATGAGCCGGTGGCTCTGGACCGCTGAGCTATGGACCCGTGGGGATCCTAGCCCAAGCAGGAAAATATAGCACGGAACCCGGGGGCCTCGCCGGAGGCCCCAAATGAGCGATCAGAAGCTCAGTCGCACCCCGAATCGGAGTGTCCGCGGCGCCTGGATCTCGTAGATCTCGTTGGCCGTCGCCCCGCTCCCGTTGACCGCACCAGCGTTGCTCTTGGAGGCGAGGATCTGCTTCTGCAGAACGGTGTTCGAATTGAAGACGTTGAACACGTCCATCGAGAGCGTCAGGTCGGCCTTCTGGAAGAGCGGGACGATCTTCTCGAGCCGCATGTCGAGCTCGTAGAGATCCGAGTTGCGGTGGCGGGCAGGATCGCCGATGGCGACGTTCCGATTCCCGAGCTTGTCGCCCGGATTCACCCGGATGGAGTACGGGATGGGATACCCCTCGCGGCCGTACAGGTTCGCCGACGCATTGAAGTTCATCGGGAGCTGGTAGAGGCCGCTCACGTTGAAGCTCCAACGGGCGTTGATGTAGACGTACGGTCGCACGCCGGCGTCGCCGCCGAACCAGGCGAGCGAGCCGTCCTTGCAGGCCGGGCCGGTCGCCCCGCGGATGACGTTCGTCGGATCCTGGCAGGCGTTCGAGCCGACGTCCTGGTTCCAGCTCATCCACGTGAACGAGCCGTGCGCCATCCACCGGTTGGTGAGGCGCTTGGTCGCCTGGAGCTCCACGCTGTCGTACTTCGTGCCGTAGCCGGGGCGGTTCGTCTCGAGCCTGCCGAAGTTTCCGTGGTAGCCGCCGGTGACGCCGTAGACCGGATCCGACACGCCGAGGGAGTTTCCCTGCCAGTCGTAGCCTTCGACACCCGGCGAGTAGACCGAGTAGTCGGCGCTGGTCAGGCCGATGAGCGGTGTCCAGACGAAGTTCTTCCGGTCCCGATGCGTGTAGGAGAGGCCGGCCACGAACTCCGGCGAGATCTGGTGGTCGACGCCGATCGTGTATTCGTCCGTCGTGGGTGCCCGAAGGTGGCGATCGATCTGGTTGACCGAGACCTGGGCCGTCGGGTTGTTCGGGTCGACGCCGTACGCGTAGGAGAAGCCGGCGAGATCGCCCGGGCCCGTGATCGTATGGTTGCCGGCCGCCGCGTGAGCTCTGTAGGAGTCGGAAAGGTAACAGTAGAGGTACGAGTAGCCGAGCGGGTTGTCGTAACTGACCGTGGCCTGCCCGAGCTGGTCGGCAAAGCGCGCGTACGACGCGCGAATCAGGGTTTCCCTGTGCGCGCCGATCGCCCAGGTCAGACCGACCCGGGGCTCCCAGTTCTTCCAGCGGACTTCGGCGTCGCCGCCCGGATACGACAGCGTCGGCAGGCACGGGTTCGCTTCGGAGGGAGGCTGTTTCGAATCGCAGAGCACGTCGTTCCAGGAGCGTGCCGGGGACGTGGTCGGCAGGTTCCGGCCGTACTGTTCGTCGTAGCGCACGCCCAGATTGACCGTCAGGTTCGAGATCGTCATCGTGTCCTGCAGGAAAGCGCTTCCGTACCGGGTGTCCAGGGCGATGATGTTCGCACGAGTGAGCTTGACGATGCCAGAGTCTTCGAGCGGAATCGCCCCGCTCCCCGGCCACGTCGCGTTCGATTTCAGGTCCACTTTCCGGTAGCCGAACCCGAACTTCAGCTCGTGGCCCACGCCGCCGGTGTTGAAGAACGAAGAGAGGTTCCCGTCGACCTGGTGCTGCGGACGATAGGTCGAGTAAAAATCGTAGGAGTTCTGCCATACGCCCTGCACGTCGCGGTACATGTCCCGGTTCCCGCCCTCGGGAACGAACTTGAAGCCGCCGTCGACGTAGTCGTAGGAGATGTCCGCGACGAAGGTCGGCCCGAAGACCTGCGAGTCCTCCCCCTTCCAGATCGTCGTCGGTCCGGACTGGTCCCACGTGGTCGGCTGCGGCCGATTCGGTCCCCCGCCCCGCCCGAACTTCAACTTGTCGCCGCGGAAGTAGAAACCGGTCATCGAGTTCGACTCGATCGGCTGGACGTTGAGCTTCCCGGAGAAGTCCTCGAGCGTCGTCTTGTCGGGCGTGCCCGACG
Above is a genomic segment from Thermoanaerobaculia bacterium containing:
- a CDS encoding C4-type zinc ribbon domain-containing protein, giving the protein MTGEIENLIRLQELFLLQKSKARQRETLPPELADVDREYREKMTAIENLKATIDEAERSRRASEGKLAELTDRQKKYQAQLMAVKNSREYGAMLNEIDQVKRELRGVEDEVVGFMETIEAARTELAEREAKFPGETEEHENQLSGWRETQREIDREIEEARTQTAEIEKKFTPKKLAEFYRLCERKGGHAVVRAVAGSCSACHVRLRPALYQALRLGGEVITCDSCKRILYYQDDAAASS
- a CDS encoding YggS family pyridoxal phosphate-dependent enzyme, producing the protein MSGPSGADPAGLSRRVREVRERIARACETGKRDPSGVTLVAVTKTHPVDTVRRAAETGLTVFGENRVQEGVAKIEALRPDFPGLSWRLIGRLQSNKAKTAVRYFEEIQSVDRSSLLEILSREAGASGRRLPIYVEVNVGGEASKGGVDPGGAAALVGSALAAPAIELRGLMTVPPFSDDPAASRPFFRQLRSLRDRLQDETGSPIPGLSMGMSHDFEVAIEEGATVVRVGTALFGARESA
- a CDS encoding YggT family protein, with the translated sequence MRALGTGVAIGLVQVVSMLFQLVIWLVIAAALVTWVSPDPRNPVVQFLYRSTEWLLKPCRKILPPRITGGIDFSPIIAILLLVLLRAVVLSLMTGGAVSAL
- a CDS encoding TonB-dependent receptor; its protein translation is MARIRRLAIFVLGIGVAASLAGQATTGNLYVRVLDEQNGVLPGVAATLSGCGAPMTTTTGTQGDFRFLNLAPCLYSLRTELSGFATVERDNVVVNLGANTELSIVMRIAAVEATVTVTSESPLLDSRKQAAGANFSQQELKSIPTVRDPWVILQQTPGVLVDNQNVGGSESGAQSLYVGKGTDPSQNAWNVDGVTITDMSAAGSSPTYYDFDAFQEMQATTGGSDPSIAVPGVTLNMVTKRGTNEVHGSARFFDTPRQLEAYNTRTDFREQQQALGKSSAQNRIDNIQDYGVEAGGPLWPGKAWLWGSYGRNQIDRLQASGTPDKTTLEDFSGKLNVQPIESNSMTGFYFRGDKLKFGRGGGPNRPQPTTWDQSGPTTIWKGEDSQVFGPTFVADISYDYVDGGFKFVPEGGNRDMYRDVQGVWQNSYDFYSTYRPQHQVDGNLSSFFNTGGVGHELKFGFGYRKVDLKSNATWPGSGAIPLEDSGIVKLTRANIIALDTRYGSAFLQDTMTISNLTVNLGVRYDEQYGRNLPTTSPARSWNDVLCDSKQPPSEANPCLPTLSYPGGDAEVRWKNWEPRVGLTWAIGAHRETLIRASYARFADQLGQATVSYDNPLGYSYLYCYLSDSYRAHAAAGNHTITGPGDLAGFSYAYGVDPNNPTAQVSVNQIDRHLRAPTTDEYTIGVDHQISPEFVAGLSYTHRDRKNFVWTPLIGLTSADYSVYSPGVEGYDWQGNSLGVSDPVYGVTGGYHGNFGRLETNRPGYGTKYDSVELQATKRLTNRWMAHGSFTWMSWNQDVGSNACQDPTNVIRGATGPACKDGSLAWFGGDAGVRPYVYINARWSFNVSGLYQLPMNFNASANLYGREGYPIPYSIRVNPGDKLGNRNVAIGDPARHRNSDLYELDMRLEKIVPLFQKADLTLSMDVFNVFNSNTVLQKQILASKSNAGAVNGSGATANEIYEIQAPRTLRFGVRLSF
- a CDS encoding ribonuclease HI family protein — its product is MKVTAFIDGAARGNPGPAGAGAYFPAGEEPARELFEALGRATNNEAEYRALLLALGEAERRGATEVTIFSDSLLLVEQINGRFRIKAENLKPLAREAVLRAKTFPKFSIAHVRREKNRDADRLANLGADASEAM
- a CDS encoding DivIVA domain-containing protein — encoded protein: MTPKITALEIQKHEFPTKRRGYDPEAVRGFLLSIAEDFHELIRQNAELETRVRHLEEENFDHRDREKILKETLLSAQRLSEEMKNTARREAENVVRQAELAGQQLTAEALQQSARIEKAMRDLKIQRANFRLKLKSMLDMFQQVLDFDREEEENSSTVSYLVRPQDTNSA